GAGCTGGCGCAGGATGCGGGTCTTCTGCAGGATCTCGGGGGCCAGCAGCAGTTCTTCGCGGCGGGTGCCGCTACGGCTGAGCTGGATCGACGGGAACACGCGCTTCTCGTACAGGCGGCGGTCCAGGTGGATTTCGGAGTTGCCGGTGCCCTTGAACTCTTCGAAGATCACTTCGTCCATGCGGCTGCCGGTGTCGATCAGCGCGGTGCCGATGATGGTCAGCGAGCCGCCTTCTTCGACGTTGCGTGCGGCACCGAGGAAGCGCTTGGGGCGCTGCAGCGCGTTGGAATCGACACCGCCGGTCAGCACCTTGCCCGACGAGGGCACGACGTTGTTGTAGGCGCGGGCCAGGCGGGTGATCGAGTCGAGCAGGATCACCACGTCTTTCTTGAGCTCGACCAGGCGCTTGGCGCGCTCGATCACCATTTCGGCGACGTGCACGTGGCGCGCGGCGGGCTCGTCGAAGGTCGAAGCGATGACCTCGCCGCGCACGGTGCGCTGCATTTCGGTCACTTCTTCCGGGCGCTCGTCGACGAGCAGCACCATCATGTGGACGTCGGGGTAGTTGGCGCTGATCGCGTGGGCGATGTGCTGCATCATCACCGTCTTGCCGCTCTTGGGCGGCGCCACCAGCAGGGCACGCTGGCCTTTGCCGATGGGGGCGATGATGTCGATGATGCGGCCGGTGATGTTCTCTTCGCTCTTGACGCCTTCGCGTTCCAGTTTCATCTGTTCCTTGGGGAACAGCGGCGTCAGGTTCTCGAACATCACCTTGTGCTTGTTCTGCTCGGGCGGGCCGTCGTTGACCTTGTCGAGCTTGGTCAGCGCGAAGTAACGCTCGCCGTCCTTGGGCGTGCGCACTTCGCCTTCGACCATGTCGCCGGTGTGCAGGTTGAAGCGGCGCACCTGGCTCGGCGAGATGTAGATGTCGTCGGTGCTGGCGGTGAAGCTGGTGTCGGGGCTGCGCAGGAAACCGAAGCCGTCGGGCAGGATTTCGAGCACGCCGTCGGCGAAGACCTGTTCGCCGGCCTTCGCGCGCTTCTTGATGATCGCGAACATCAGCTCCTGCTTGCGCATGCGGCCGGTGTTTTCGATCTCAAGGGCTTCGGCCTGCTTGAGGACTTCAGACACGTGGAGTGCCTTGAGTTCGTTTAAGTGCATGGAGCGACCCCTTGCGGGGTGTTCGGGGTGTTGTCGAACGGGATGAAACGGGGGGAGGTTTAAGGAGAGGCGAGAACTGCCTCACAAACCGGGGAACTCAAACCGGGCGGGCCGGTGAACTGAGAGAGATTATGACAGGAAAAAACGAGGCGGCCGGCGCATTGCGCGGCGACCGCCCTGGGGGACCGACTCAGGCGAGTTGCTGGTCGATGAAGGCGGTCAGTTGCGCCTTGCTCATCGCGCCCACCTTGGTGGCAGCCAGCTGGCCGTCCTTGAACAGCATCAGGGTGGGGATGCCGCGGATGCCGAACTTGGCGGGGATGTCGCGGTTCTCGTCCACGTTCATCTTGGCGATCTGCAGCTTGCCTTCATAGGTGCTGGAGACTTCGTCGAGGATCGGCGCGATCATCTTGCAAGGGCCGCACCATTCGGCCCAGTAGTCGACCAGGACAGGCTTGCCGGACTGCAGCACGTCGGCTTCGAAGGAGGAGTCGGAGATGTGTTTGATCAGATCGCTGGCCATGGTGTTGTCCTTGTGACGCGGGGTTGCGGTGCAGCTAAAGTGCTGGGCATTGTGGCAGAAACCAAGTGGCAGCGTCCCCGGTGCGGACGCTATGGGCGCGATAGCCAAAGGCCCTTCTCTCTTCGAACTTGGATCCCCTGAATGAATACTCCAAAGACCGTTGCCGTGATCGGCGGCGGGCCCGCCGGCCTGATGGCGGCCGAGACCTTGAGCGCCGCCGGCGTGCAGGTCGACCTCTACGACGCCATGCCCTCGGTCGGGCGCAAGTTCCTGCTGGCCGGCCGCGGCGGCCTCAACCTCACGCATTCGGAGCCCTTCGAGGTCTTCGTGCAACGCTTCGGCGAT
The sequence above is drawn from the Variovorax sp. J2L1-78 genome and encodes:
- the rho gene encoding transcription termination factor Rho yields the protein MHLNELKALHVSEVLKQAEALEIENTGRMRKQELMFAIIKKRAKAGEQVFADGVLEILPDGFGFLRSPDTSFTASTDDIYISPSQVRRFNLHTGDMVEGEVRTPKDGERYFALTKLDKVNDGPPEQNKHKVMFENLTPLFPKEQMKLEREGVKSEENITGRIIDIIAPIGKGQRALLVAPPKSGKTVMMQHIAHAISANYPDVHMMVLLVDERPEEVTEMQRTVRGEVIASTFDEPAARHVHVAEMVIERAKRLVELKKDVVILLDSITRLARAYNNVVPSSGKVLTGGVDSNALQRPKRFLGAARNVEEGGSLTIIGTALIDTGSRMDEVIFEEFKGTGNSEIHLDRRLYEKRVFPSIQLSRSGTRREELLLAPEILQKTRILRQLMYNMDEIESMELMLKNMKATKTNVEFFDMMRRGG
- the trxA gene encoding thioredoxin TrxA, with amino-acid sequence MASDLIKHISDSSFEADVLQSGKPVLVDYWAEWCGPCKMIAPILDEVSSTYEGKLQIAKMNVDENRDIPAKFGIRGIPTLMLFKDGQLAATKVGAMSKAQLTAFIDQQLA